Proteins co-encoded in one Eschrichtius robustus isolate mEscRob2 chromosome 8, mEscRob2.pri, whole genome shotgun sequence genomic window:
- the TSGA13 gene encoding testis-specific gene 13 protein yields the protein MGQRRQAKFQYGKSKTSRTSPVKFEKETIVDSDEIFDAVGQSKFVLENLHHYTVHPNLAQYYEPLKPTALHKFLARNRKIQSFTLKVTEYDQDKTLLIMTNNPLPCPIDHQGKDMTSKYFSSELLLKESHQHKPTENFFLPLMSQKKKLRSGLKPVFPVTLLEDPKSKREQWFRFSTDKDFKSEGKYSKVYALRKQKKMYPQLNFAPVCKRDLRSDVSKKSGNDLPTSQMIWEPLTLSSLLEEKPTRTAPGESAFRNGRAQQWIIKNDESKPYMPLASSPETEGPGEVAI from the exons ATGGGCCAAAGGAGACAGGCCAA GTTTCAGTATGGCAAATCAAAGACTTCAAGAACtagcccagttaaatttgagaaAGAAACAATTGTTGATAGTGATGAG ATTTTTGATGCAGTCGGGCAATCAAAATTTGTTCTAGAGAACCTTCACCATTACACAGTCCATCCAAATTTG GCCCAGTACTATGAGCCTTTGAAGCCCACTGCACTGCATAAATTCCTGGCTCGAAACAGGAAAATTCAAAGCTTCACATTGAAAGTAACAGAGTATGATCAGGATAAGACCTTACTGATTATGACCAACAACCCACTTCCCTGCCCAATCGACCATCAAGGAAAGGACATGACATCAAAATACTTTTCCAGTGAGTTACTGCTCAAG GAAAGTCATCAGCACAAGCCCACTGAGAACTTCTTCCTACCTCTGATGtctcagaaaaaaaagttaagatcGGGGCTGAAACCAGTCTTCCCTGTGACACTGTTGGAGGACCCTAAATCCAAGAGAGAACAATGGTTTAG GTTTTCCACGGACAAGGATTTCAAGAGTGAAGGGAAGTATTCAAAGGTCTATGctttgagaaaacagaaaaaaatgtacccTCAGCTCAACTTTGCTCCAGTCTGTAAAAGAGATCTGAGGAGTGACG TCTCCAAGAAGTCAGGGAACGACCTGCCAACTTCCCAGATGATTTGGGAACCATTAACCCTTTCATCACTCCTGGAAGAGAAGCCCACCAGAACCGCGCCAGGAGAGAGCGCGTTCCGCAACGGAAGGGCCCAGCAGTGGATTATAAAAAACGATGAAAGCAAACCCTACATGCCCCTCGCCTCATCTCCAGAGACTGAGGGGCCTGGAGAAGTCGCCATTTAG